In Pseudomonas poae, a single genomic region encodes these proteins:
- a CDS encoding PIG-L family deacetylase, which translates to MTRKQQLLKRHRRNKRAALMIGVLLLVLVGILVAWWLPLVLAVLAWVAHEAWFADHLFYAPNEDYQYRFSADAELTGVRFEGGRLLLDQLPVPDATLVLAIKLKSTWLGRFLDPSVEFAGDRQTFERGVNGLRYLNLSGLELSGLQLRGRHCRLLGTPRLWAWTQPDYREQRVMVIAPHADDAELAAFGLYSQAQKPWIVTLTAGEIEAEHYQQMGLNGVEAARIKGRLRAWDSIAVPLWAGVPQAHCVQLGYFCLQLQAMQAAPDLPFASREAELTDVRPFRQFNPFPLPSDADGQPTWNNLLADLRHVLLMARPEVIVLPHPVLDPHPDHVCAQQAVLQALQGLEWQPTTVLGYANHLHDNDRWPMGDAGTGIALPPLFDATQELHPCSLPLTLAQQRDKAMALGMMHDLQPAPPFKRRVRRWLQRALAGRARSPYGENEFFRKAVRRHELFWRL; encoded by the coding sequence ATGACCCGCAAGCAGCAATTGCTCAAGCGCCATCGGCGTAACAAGCGCGCGGCGCTGATGATCGGTGTGTTGTTGCTGGTGCTGGTTGGCATCCTGGTGGCCTGGTGGTTGCCGCTGGTGTTGGCGGTGCTGGCCTGGGTTGCCCATGAGGCCTGGTTTGCCGACCACCTGTTTTATGCGCCCAACGAAGATTATCAATACCGTTTCTCGGCGGATGCCGAGCTTACCGGCGTGCGCTTTGAAGGCGGGCGTTTGCTGCTTGACCAGTTGCCGGTGCCGGACGCAACGCTGGTGCTGGCGATCAAGCTCAAGAGCACCTGGCTGGGGCGTTTTCTCGACCCGAGCGTAGAGTTTGCGGGCGACCGGCAAACCTTCGAGCGTGGCGTCAACGGGCTGCGTTACCTGAACCTCAGTGGTTTGGAGCTGAGTGGGCTGCAGTTGCGTGGTCGCCATTGCCGCCTGCTCGGTACGCCTCGCCTGTGGGCCTGGACCCAGCCGGACTATCGCGAGCAGCGGGTGATGGTCATCGCGCCCCATGCCGACGATGCAGAGTTGGCAGCTTTCGGCCTTTACAGCCAGGCGCAAAAACCGTGGATAGTGACCCTCACCGCTGGCGAAATTGAAGCCGAGCATTACCAGCAGATGGGCCTGAACGGGGTGGAAGCCGCACGTATCAAGGGCCGCCTGCGTGCCTGGGACAGCATTGCCGTGCCGCTTTGGGCCGGTGTGCCGCAAGCGCACTGCGTGCAACTGGGCTACTTCTGCCTACAGTTGCAGGCGATGCAAGCCGCACCGGACTTGCCCTTTGCTTCCCGCGAAGCCGAGCTGACGGACGTTCGACCGTTCCGTCAGTTCAATCCATTCCCGTTGCCGTCGGATGCCGATGGCCAGCCGACGTGGAACAACCTGTTGGCCGACCTGCGCCACGTGTTGTTGATGGCGCGCCCAGAAGTCATTGTGCTGCCCCATCCGGTCCTGGACCCACACCCCGATCACGTGTGTGCGCAGCAAGCCGTTTTGCAAGCCTTGCAAGGCCTTGAATGGCAGCCGACCACCGTGCTCGGCTACGCCAACCACCTGCACGACAATGACCGCTGGCCAATGGGCGATGCTGGCACCGGTATCGCCTTGCCGCCGTTGTTCGACGCGACTCAGGAGCTGCACCCCTGCAGCCTGCCGCTGACATTGGCGCAACAGCGCGACAAGGCCATGGCACTGGGCATGATGCATGACCTGCAACCGGCGCCGCCCTTCAAGCGGCGCGTGCGTCGCTGGTTGCAGCGAGCATTGGCCGGCCGGGCGCGCTCGCCCTATGGCGAGAACGAATTTTTCCGCAAGGCGGTACGGCGACACGAATTGTTCTGGCGTTTGTGA
- a CDS encoding glycosyltransferase family 2 protein, with translation MQFSDQSDITLVVTSCGRFDLLKRTLESFDLFNTAAIREVFITEDSGDEAVRQAIPAHWQEHCTFFVNRPKLGQLASIDLAYTSVKTPYIFHCEDDWEFYRPSFVEDSKTILELRPDILQVWLRNFVYDLQVHSPYIRRGPRELIGSVPCYPLISDKPEWQAFSLNPGLRRLREYALCAPYAGFEGEKGLSRRYAELNLTAVSLEGDAVLHTGFGLHVSTSAERLNKARRKRRERVKLVLMLLLGLGLGWLIA, from the coding sequence ATGCAATTCTCCGATCAAAGCGACATAACACTCGTAGTGACCAGTTGCGGTCGCTTCGATTTGTTGAAGCGCACACTCGAGAGCTTCGACCTGTTCAATACGGCGGCGATTCGTGAAGTCTTCATTACTGAAGACTCCGGTGACGAAGCCGTGCGCCAGGCGATTCCTGCCCACTGGCAGGAACATTGCACTTTCTTTGTCAACCGCCCGAAGTTGGGGCAACTGGCATCCATCGACCTGGCCTATACGTCGGTAAAGACACCCTACATTTTCCATTGCGAAGATGACTGGGAGTTCTACCGCCCAAGTTTCGTCGAAGACTCCAAGACAATCCTGGAGTTGCGCCCGGATATTCTTCAGGTGTGGCTGCGCAACTTTGTCTACGACTTGCAGGTACACAGTCCCTATATCCGCCGGGGGCCGCGTGAGTTGATAGGCTCGGTGCCGTGTTATCCGCTGATTTCCGACAAACCGGAGTGGCAGGCCTTTTCCCTGAACCCCGGTTTGCGGCGTCTCAGGGAGTACGCATTGTGCGCGCCGTACGCGGGGTTCGAGGGTGAGAAGGGGTTGTCCCGGCGTTATGCCGAGTTGAACCTGACAGCAGTGAGCCTTGAGGGGGATGCGGTGCTGCACACCGGGTTTGGCTTGCATGTGTCGACCTCGGCCGAGCGTTTGAACAAGGCACGGCGCAAGCGGCGCGAGCGGGTCAAACTGGTGTTGATGTTGTTGCTGGGCCTCGGCCTCGGCTGGTTGATCGCTTGA
- a CDS encoding O-antigen ligase family protein: MQASRWAQVWMVFGLLWFLLAIAFAPTNKIYQQGLMLFFWLPAVVFAWSARERFKEVWREQRWICLMIGLLAAWGAISLLWTNAEDPSREAKRLLYIGMFLLFFPVFACGHSERVIRVLQWGGFGLALSSLLAMIKFYGLEHNAWYARLGGLGQLGHPILGAYVIGLAAVWLLHWLPRGRWMQAAWVLSVGFLGLFVVLSQSRGAAVALLLTIVAMPLWCRDRRTVVTAIGAVVAALAVFFAMESLMLARGVSYRPQIFMSALQMISEHPWTGLGLGGDYKVLADGIYFDHSHNLFTHITIELGLPGLLLWCGLWFGVLWQAWKARDTLYGKGIIGMWVFSFLAMQFDAASLTGTPRAEWFISWLPIALASVLVWARAKPGACDKVAALPNQ; encoded by the coding sequence ATGCAGGCAAGTCGTTGGGCACAGGTATGGATGGTTTTTGGGTTACTTTGGTTTTTGCTGGCAATTGCCTTTGCGCCAACCAACAAGATTTACCAGCAGGGCTTGATGCTGTTTTTCTGGTTGCCGGCAGTGGTGTTTGCCTGGTCGGCCCGTGAGCGCTTCAAGGAAGTGTGGCGCGAGCAACGCTGGATATGCCTGATGATCGGCCTGCTCGCCGCCTGGGGCGCAATCAGTTTGTTGTGGACCAATGCCGAAGACCCTTCGCGTGAGGCCAAGCGCCTGCTGTATATCGGCATGTTCCTGCTGTTTTTCCCGGTGTTCGCTTGTGGTCACAGCGAGCGCGTGATTCGCGTACTCCAGTGGGGCGGTTTCGGCCTGGCCTTGTCGTCGCTGCTGGCAATGATCAAGTTCTATGGCCTTGAGCATAATGCCTGGTACGCCCGCCTGGGCGGGTTGGGCCAGTTGGGGCATCCTATTCTCGGTGCTTACGTGATTGGCCTGGCAGCTGTCTGGCTGCTGCACTGGCTGCCACGTGGCCGTTGGATGCAAGCGGCATGGGTGCTGTCCGTCGGTTTTCTTGGGCTTTTCGTGGTATTGAGCCAAAGCCGGGGTGCCGCCGTTGCGTTGTTGCTGACTATCGTGGCAATGCCGCTGTGGTGCCGTGATCGGCGCACCGTAGTGACCGCTATTGGAGCAGTCGTTGCTGCGTTGGCGGTGTTTTTTGCCATGGAGTCGCTGATGTTGGCCCGGGGTGTTTCCTACCGGCCGCAGATCTTCATGTCGGCTCTGCAAATGATTTCCGAGCATCCGTGGACTGGCCTGGGCCTTGGGGGTGACTACAAAGTGTTGGCGGATGGCATCTATTTCGACCACTCCCACAATCTGTTCACCCACATCACCATTGAACTCGGCCTACCCGGCCTGCTGTTGTGGTGCGGGCTGTGGTTCGGCGTACTGTGGCAAGCCTGGAAAGCCCGCGACACGCTCTACGGCAAGGGCATCATCGGCATGTGGGTGTTTTCGTTCCTGGCCATGCAGTTCGACGCGGCCAGCCTGACAGGCACCCCACGGGCCGAGTGGTTCATCTCGTGGCTACCGATTGCGCTGGCCAGTGTGTTGGTCTGGGCTCGGGCCAAACCTGGCGCTTGTGATAAAGTTGCCGCCCTACCTAATCAGTGA
- the hldE gene encoding bifunctional D-glycero-beta-D-manno-heptose-7-phosphate kinase/D-glycero-beta-D-manno-heptose 1-phosphate adenylyltransferase HldE, producing MKLSMPRFDQAPVLVVGDVMLDRYWHGGTSRISPEAPVPVVKVEQIEDRPGGAANVALNIAALGAPASLVGVTGDDEAADSLANSLRGAGVRALFQRIAHQPTIVKLRVMSRHQQLLRIDFEEPFATDALALSGQVDELLEGIKVLVLSDYGKGALRNHQVLIQAAKAKGIPVLADPKGKDFSIYRGASLITPNLSEFEAIVGGCADEHELVSKGAALMADLDLGALLVTRGEHGMTLLRPGHPAMHLPARAREVFDVTGAGDTVISTLAASIAAGEELPHAVALANLAAGIVVGKLGTAAISAPELRRAIQRSEGSERGVLTIEQLLLAIDDARAHNESIVFTNGCFDILHAGHVTYLEQARAQGDRLIVAVNDDASVSRLKGPGRPINSVDRRMAVLAGLGAVDWVISFPEATPENLLAQVKPDVLVKGGDYSVDQVVGADIVSAYGGKVKVLGLVENSSTTAIVEKIRGND from the coding sequence ATGAAGTTGTCCATGCCGCGATTCGATCAAGCCCCTGTCTTGGTGGTCGGCGATGTCATGCTCGACCGTTACTGGCATGGCGGTACCTCACGGATTTCCCCTGAGGCACCGGTACCGGTAGTCAAGGTCGAGCAAATCGAAGACCGTCCAGGTGGCGCTGCCAACGTTGCCCTTAACATTGCCGCGCTCGGCGCCCCGGCCTCCCTGGTGGGTGTGACCGGCGACGACGAAGCCGCCGACAGCCTGGCCAACAGCCTGCGCGGTGCTGGTGTGCGCGCGCTGTTCCAGCGCATCGCCCATCAGCCGACCATCGTCAAGCTGCGGGTCATGAGCCGTCACCAGCAATTGCTGCGTATCGATTTCGAAGAACCCTTCGCCACCGACGCCCTGGCCCTCAGTGGCCAGGTCGACGAGCTGCTCGAAGGCATCAAGGTGCTGGTCTTGTCCGACTACGGCAAAGGCGCCTTGAGGAACCACCAGGTGTTGATCCAGGCCGCCAAGGCCAAGGGCATTCCTGTGTTGGCCGATCCCAAGGGCAAGGACTTCTCGATTTATCGCGGAGCCAGCCTGATCACCCCGAACCTCAGTGAGTTCGAAGCCATCGTCGGCGGTTGCGCCGACGAGCATGAACTGGTGAGCAAGGGCGCGGCACTGATGGCCGATCTCGACCTTGGCGCCTTGCTGGTGACCCGTGGCGAGCACGGCATGACCCTGCTGCGTCCCGGCCACCCGGCCATGCACCTGCCAGCGCGGGCCCGTGAAGTGTTCGACGTCACCGGCGCCGGTGATACCGTGATTTCCACCTTGGCCGCTTCGATTGCGGCCGGCGAAGAGCTGCCCCACGCCGTGGCCCTGGCCAACCTGGCGGCGGGTATCGTGGTCGGCAAGTTGGGTACCGCTGCCATCAGCGCGCCGGAATTGCGCCGTGCGATCCAGCGTTCCGAAGGCTCTGAGCGCGGTGTGCTGACCATCGAACAATTGCTGCTGGCGATTGACGATGCGCGCGCCCACAACGAAAGCATTGTGTTCACCAATGGCTGCTTCGACATCCTGCACGCCGGCCACGTGACCTACCTGGAACAGGCGCGCGCCCAAGGCGATCGCCTGATCGTTGCGGTCAACGACGACGCGTCGGTCAGCCGCCTGAAAGGTCCGGGTCGTCCGATCAATAGCGTCGACCGTCGCATGGCGGTACTGGCAGGCCTGGGCGCGGTGGACTGGGTTATCAGCTTCCCTGAAGCGACCCCGGAAAACCTGCTGGCCCAGGTCAAACCGGACGTGCTGGTCAAGGGCGGTGACTATTCCGTCGACCAAGTGGTCGGTGCCGATATCGTCAGCGCCTATGGCGGCAAGGTCAAAGTGCTGGGGCTGGTTGAAAACAGCTCGACCACGGCAATTGTCGAGAAGATTCGCGGTAATGACTAA
- the msbA gene encoding lipid A export permease/ATP-binding protein MsbA: MSDAPPKAEQESSLKIYFRLLGYVKPYIGMFLVSIIGFVIFASTQPMLAGILKYFVDGLSNPDVVFFPNVPYLKDLKLLMAVPLLIVLIAAWQGLGSFLGNYYLAKVSLGLVHDLRVQLFNKLLVLPNRYFDTHSSGHLISRITFNVTMVTGAATDAIKVVIREGLTVVFLFGYLLWMNWKLTLVMLAILPVIAMMVGSTSKKFRKQSKKIQVAMGDVTHVASETIQGYRVVRSFGGETYEEQRFAKASMSNTEKQMRMTKTGAVYTPMLQLVIYTAMAALMFLVLFLRGDATAGDLVAYITAAGLLPKPIRQLSEVSSTIQKGVAGAESIFEQLDVEPEVDTGTVEKDRVNGRLDVRNLSFTYPGTDREVLKNISFTAAPGQMVALVGRSGSGKSTLAALIPRFYHHEHGEILLDEVEIEDYRLRNLRRHVAQVTQHVTLFNDTVANNIAYGDLADAPRADVEKAATDAYAMDFIAELPNGLDTEVGENGVLLSGGQRQRLAIARALLKNAPLLILDEATSALDTESERHIQAALDKVMKGRTTLVIAHRLSTIEKADLILVMDHGEIVERGTHVELLAMGGYYSRLHAMGLDEPATANIT, from the coding sequence ATGAGTGACGCACCGCCTAAAGCGGAACAGGAATCCAGCCTGAAAATCTATTTCAGGCTGCTGGGCTATGTGAAACCGTATATCGGCATGTTCCTGGTGAGCATCATCGGTTTCGTGATTTTCGCGTCCACCCAGCCCATGCTGGCCGGGATTCTCAAATACTTCGTGGATGGCTTGAGCAACCCGGACGTGGTGTTTTTCCCCAACGTGCCGTACCTCAAGGACTTGAAACTGCTGATGGCCGTGCCGCTGCTGATCGTACTGATCGCGGCGTGGCAGGGGCTGGGCTCGTTCCTGGGTAACTACTACCTGGCCAAGGTCTCCCTGGGGTTGGTCCACGACCTGCGGGTGCAGCTGTTCAACAAGTTGCTGGTGCTGCCCAACCGCTATTTCGATACCCATAGTTCCGGGCATCTGATCTCCCGCATTACCTTCAACGTGACCATGGTCACCGGCGCTGCCACGGATGCCATCAAGGTGGTGATCCGCGAAGGGCTGACGGTGGTGTTCCTGTTCGGCTACCTGCTGTGGATGAACTGGAAGCTGACCCTGGTGATGCTGGCGATCCTGCCGGTGATTGCCATGATGGTCGGCAGCACCAGCAAGAAGTTTCGCAAGCAAAGCAAGAAAATCCAGGTGGCGATGGGCGACGTGACCCACGTGGCCTCGGAGACGATCCAGGGCTACCGCGTGGTGCGCAGCTTCGGCGGGGAAACCTACGAAGAACAGCGCTTTGCCAAGGCGAGCATGAGCAACACCGAAAAACAGATGCGCATGACCAAGACCGGCGCGGTCTACACCCCCATGCTGCAACTGGTGATCTACACCGCGATGGCGGCGCTGATGTTTCTGGTGCTGTTCCTGCGTGGCGATGCAACCGCCGGCGACCTGGTGGCCTACATCACCGCAGCGGGCTTGCTGCCCAAGCCGATTCGGCAGTTGTCGGAAGTCAGTTCGACCATCCAGAAGGGCGTCGCCGGTGCCGAGAGCATCTTCGAGCAACTGGATGTCGAGCCGGAAGTAGACACCGGCACCGTGGAGAAAGACCGGGTCAACGGCCGTTTGGACGTACGTAACCTGAGCTTCACCTACCCCGGCACTGACCGTGAAGTGCTCAAGAACATCAGCTTCACGGCCGCACCGGGTCAGATGGTGGCGTTGGTCGGGCGTTCGGGCAGTGGCAAGTCCACCCTGGCCGCGCTGATCCCACGGTTCTATCACCACGAGCACGGCGAGATTCTGCTTGATGAAGTGGAGATCGAAGACTACCGCCTGCGCAACCTGCGTCGGCACGTGGCCCAGGTGACCCAGCACGTAACGTTGTTCAACGACACCGTTGCCAACAACATCGCCTATGGCGACCTGGCCGATGCGCCGCGTGCTGACGTCGAAAAAGCGGCCACGGACGCTTATGCGATGGACTTCATTGCCGAGCTGCCTAACGGTCTGGACACCGAGGTTGGTGAAAACGGCGTGCTGCTGTCTGGCGGGCAGCGTCAACGCTTGGCGATCGCACGGGCACTGCTGAAAAATGCGCCGTTGTTGATCCTTGACGAAGCGACGTCGGCGCTGGACACCGAGTCCGAACGGCATATCCAGGCGGCCTTGGACAAGGTCATGAAGGGCCGGACTACCCTGGTCATCGCGCACCGACTGTCCACCATCGAGAAGGCCGACCTGATTCTAGTGATGGATCACGGCGAAATTGTCGAGCGTGGTACGCATGTCGAACTGCTGGCCATGGGAGGCTACTACTCCCGCCTGCACGCCATGGGGCTGGACGAGCCGGCAACGGCCAACATCACCTGA
- a CDS encoding toluene tolerance protein codes for MQCSRLPQADLTAMIEGARILEKDSYGPKVYLLTDGNILKLFRRKRLLSSALFRPYSKRFIDNAVELQKRGIPTLTVLAFYQLAAPGMTAVLYRPLPGETLRQISNQEGFDWQSNLGPLVALIRRLHGAGIYFRSLHLGNIVVTPDNELGLIDVADMRFLRAPLNPGLARRNLQHFARYIAREKLNERFPMQALEQALLPG; via the coding sequence ATGCAATGTTCAAGGCTTCCCCAAGCCGATTTAACCGCAATGATTGAAGGTGCCCGAATCCTGGAGAAGGACAGCTACGGCCCCAAAGTCTACCTGCTGACCGACGGGAATATCCTTAAACTGTTTCGCCGCAAACGCCTGCTTTCGTCAGCGCTGTTTCGCCCCTACTCCAAGCGGTTCATCGACAACGCAGTCGAGCTGCAAAAACGTGGCATCCCCACCCTGACCGTGCTCGCGTTCTACCAACTCGCGGCTCCCGGCATGACAGCCGTGCTGTATCGCCCCCTGCCAGGTGAAACCCTGCGTCAGATTTCCAACCAGGAAGGCTTTGACTGGCAATCGAACCTTGGCCCGTTGGTGGCACTTATCCGCCGCCTGCATGGCGCAGGTATCTACTTCCGGTCCTTGCACCTGGGCAATATTGTCGTGACACCCGACAATGAACTGGGGTTGATCGACGTCGCCGACATGCGCTTTCTTCGCGCGCCCCTGAACCCTGGGCTCGCTCGGCGCAACCTGCAGCATTTCGCCCGCTATATTGCGCGCGAGAAGCTGAACGAACGCTTTCCAATGCAAGCACTGGAACAAGCCCTCTTACCGGGCTGA
- a CDS encoding aldo/keto reductase has protein sequence MSLPTLHDLHRPLGSTGLLVSPLGLGTVKLGRDQGVKYPNGFQIPDDDAARMLLRQARELGINLIDTAPAYGMSEERLGPLLRDQRKDWVIVSKVGEEFENGVSSHDFSAAHTRMSIERSLKRLETDFIDLVLVHSDGNDLHILNDCEVYQTLAALKQEGKIRGFGFSGKTVEGGVKALEQGDCAMVTYNLNEQTEKAVIDYAAANGKGILVKKALASGHVCLEPGVDPIHASFMLLFAQTGVASAIVGTINPLHLAHNVATAAKVIRQL, from the coding sequence ATGAGCCTGCCGACCTTGCACGACCTGCATCGCCCCCTGGGCAGCACTGGCCTGTTGGTATCACCGCTGGGCCTCGGCACCGTCAAGCTGGGCCGTGACCAGGGGGTTAAATACCCCAATGGCTTCCAGATCCCCGATGATGACGCCGCACGCATGCTGCTGCGCCAGGCCCGCGAACTGGGCATCAACCTGATCGACACTGCGCCGGCCTATGGCATGAGTGAAGAACGCCTGGGGCCGCTGCTGCGCGACCAACGCAAGGATTGGGTGATCGTCAGCAAAGTGGGCGAAGAGTTCGAGAATGGCGTGTCCAGCCACGATTTCAGCGCCGCCCATACCCGGATGTCGATTGAACGCAGCTTGAAGCGACTTGAAACTGATTTTATCGATCTGGTGCTGGTGCACTCCGACGGCAACGACCTGCACATCCTCAACGACTGCGAGGTCTACCAGACCCTGGCGGCATTGAAACAGGAAGGCAAAATCCGGGGATTCGGCTTCTCCGGCAAAACTGTCGAAGGCGGCGTGAAGGCTCTGGAACAGGGCGATTGCGCGATGGTGACCTACAATTTGAACGAACAGACCGAGAAAGCCGTCATTGACTATGCAGCGGCGAACGGCAAGGGCATCCTGGTGAAAAAGGCACTTGCCAGTGGCCACGTCTGCCTGGAGCCCGGAGTGGATCCAATACACGCCAGTTTCATGTTGTTGTTTGCGCAAACGGGTGTCGCCAGTGCTATTGTCGGGACCATTAATCCGCTGCACCTGGCCCACAACGTGGCGACTGCTGCCAAGGTCATTCGTCAACTCTGA
- a CDS encoding NAD-dependent epimerase/dehydratase family protein → MTKRVLITGGAGFIGSHLVDALLALGYEVRVLDNLSTGKRSNLPLDNPRVELLEGDVADAERVARAAEGMTAVVHLAAVASVQASVDDPVSTHQSNFIGTLNLCEAMRKAGVKRVVYASSAAVYGNNGEGASIDEATAKAPLTPYASDKLAGEHYFDFYRRQHGLEPVIFRFFNIFGPRQDPSSPYSGVISIFSERAQQGLPITVFGDGEQTRDFMYVGDLVKVLVQAIEAQEAPLGAINVGWNRTTTLKQVLQALEEAVGSLPAVTYGPPRSGDIKHSRANNQRLLASFTLPEPTPLKVGLERLLKG, encoded by the coding sequence ATGACTAAGCGGGTGCTCATCACCGGTGGTGCGGGCTTTATCGGCTCGCACCTGGTGGATGCGTTGCTCGCCCTGGGCTATGAAGTGCGGGTGCTGGATAACCTCTCCACCGGCAAGCGCAGCAACCTGCCGTTGGACAATCCTCGCGTCGAGTTGCTGGAAGGTGACGTGGCCGATGCCGAGCGGGTAGCGCGTGCTGCCGAGGGTATGACCGCGGTCGTGCACTTGGCCGCGGTGGCGTCGGTGCAGGCTTCGGTGGACGATCCGGTCAGCACGCACCAGAGCAACTTCATCGGCACCTTGAACCTCTGCGAAGCCATGCGCAAAGCCGGCGTCAAGCGCGTGGTGTACGCCTCCAGCGCAGCGGTGTACGGCAACAACGGTGAAGGCGCTTCGATTGATGAAGCGACTGCCAAGGCACCGTTGACGCCCTATGCGTCCGACAAGTTGGCCGGTGAGCACTACTTTGATTTCTACCGCCGCCAGCATGGCCTGGAGCCGGTGATTTTCCGCTTCTTCAATATTTTTGGCCCGCGCCAGGATCCGTCATCGCCGTACTCCGGCGTGATCAGTATCTTCAGCGAACGTGCGCAACAGGGCCTGCCGATCACCGTGTTTGGCGACGGCGAGCAAACCCGAGACTTCATGTATGTGGGGGACTTGGTGAAGGTATTGGTGCAGGCCATCGAAGCGCAAGAAGCGCCTTTGGGGGCGATCAACGTGGGCTGGAACCGCACGACTACCCTCAAGCAGGTATTGCAGGCGCTGGAAGAAGCGGTCGGCAGCTTGCCCGCCGTGACTTATGGCCCGCCACGTTCGGGAGACATCAAGCATTCGCGGGCGAATAACCAGCGGCTGTTGGCGAGCTTCACGTTGCCCGAGCCGACACCCTTGAAGGTCGGCCTGGAACGCTTGCTCAAGGGTTGA
- a CDS encoding sulfotransferase, producing the protein MLQRLFWKLLPKHQRVFLLGRLSVVDRQAVNKSLSAVTTLPAAFERHNCVFIHVPKCAGSSVCSVLMDGRWPGHLPYYWYQQQFPEHCARSFKFAFVRDPLERAYSAYTYLRNNRMGERDLQAQALVSHYRDFDHFVAGWMHPDNLRRQLHFAPQTDFLVDHMGQMAMDFLGRQESLQQDFQHLCERLGVDGSLPHLNVSLARRNEPVRDFCTLRTRRLVRRAYQRDYEVLGYE; encoded by the coding sequence ATGTTGCAACGTCTGTTCTGGAAACTGCTTCCCAAACATCAGAGGGTGTTCCTGCTGGGGCGTTTGTCGGTGGTGGATCGGCAGGCGGTGAACAAATCCCTGTCGGCAGTCACCACACTTCCCGCGGCTTTCGAACGGCATAACTGCGTGTTTATCCACGTGCCTAAATGCGCCGGCAGCAGCGTGTGTTCGGTGTTGATGGACGGGCGCTGGCCGGGGCACCTGCCGTACTACTGGTACCAGCAACAATTCCCCGAGCACTGCGCGCGCAGCTTCAAGTTTGCCTTCGTGCGTGATCCGCTTGAGCGTGCCTATTCGGCGTACACCTACTTGCGCAACAACCGCATGGGCGAGCGCGACCTGCAGGCCCAGGCGCTGGTCTCCCATTACCGCGACTTCGACCATTTTGTTGCGGGTTGGATGCACCCGGACAACCTGCGCCGCCAATTGCACTTCGCACCCCAGACCGACTTTCTGGTCGATCACATGGGTCAGATGGCCATGGACTTCCTTGGGCGCCAGGAGTCCTTGCAACAGGACTTCCAACACCTGTGCGAGCGCCTGGGCGTGGACGGCTCCCTGCCACATTTGAATGTTTCCCTGGCGCGCCGCAACGAGCCGGTCAGGGATTTTTGCACCCTGCGTACGCGCCGCCTGGTCAGGCGTGCCTATCAACGTGACTACGAGGTCCTGGGTTATGAATAG